In the Streptomyces sp. 840.1 genome, one interval contains:
- a CDS encoding amino acid deaminase/aldolase codes for MTARAADRTRYNRATAHLDAPIAVVDLEAFDANADDLVRRAAGKPVRVASKSVRCRALLERVLARPGFAGIMSFTLAESLWLARAGFDDVLLAYPSADRPAFAELASDPKLAAAVTVMVDDHAQLELIDAARAGGTEEIRVCLELDISLRMLGGRVRIGALRSPLRSPAQLAELARSVARRPGFRLVGLMAYEGHIAGVGDSVAGRPLRSRAIRLMQASARRELAVRRAEVVRAVRAVAPDLEFVNGGGTGSVQHTAAEHAVTEIAAGSGLYVPRLFDNYTSFTARPAALFAQPVVRRPGVGVVTVLGGGYPASGAAGPDRLPVPYLPEGLRYDPQEGPGEVQTPLLGAPADDLLIGDKVWFRHAKAGELCERFDELQLIEGDRVTATVPTYRGEGRTFL; via the coding sequence ATGACTGCCCGCGCCGCTGACCGGACCCGCTACAACCGGGCCACCGCACATCTCGATGCCCCGATCGCCGTCGTCGATCTGGAGGCGTTCGACGCCAACGCCGACGACCTGGTACGCCGTGCGGCCGGGAAGCCGGTCCGGGTGGCGAGCAAGTCGGTGCGCTGCCGTGCCCTGCTGGAGCGGGTGCTCGCCCGGCCCGGCTTCGCCGGGATCATGTCGTTCACGCTGGCCGAGTCGCTGTGGCTGGCGCGGGCCGGGTTCGACGACGTGCTGCTCGCCTATCCCTCGGCCGACCGGCCGGCGTTCGCGGAACTCGCATCGGACCCGAAGCTGGCCGCCGCCGTGACGGTGATGGTGGACGACCACGCGCAGTTGGAGCTCATCGACGCGGCACGCGCCGGGGGCACCGAGGAGATCCGGGTCTGCCTGGAGCTGGACATCTCGCTGCGGATGCTCGGCGGCCGGGTCAGGATCGGGGCGCTGCGCTCACCGCTGCGCTCCCCCGCCCAACTGGCCGAGCTGGCCCGGTCCGTGGCCCGTCGGCCCGGTTTCCGGCTGGTGGGCCTCATGGCGTACGAGGGCCATATCGCCGGGGTCGGCGACTCGGTCGCGGGTCGGCCGCTGCGGTCCCGGGCGATCCGGCTGATGCAGGCCTCCGCCCGCCGTGAACTGGCGGTCCGCCGGGCCGAGGTGGTGCGGGCGGTACGGGCGGTGGCGCCGGATCTGGAGTTCGTGAACGGCGGTGGCACCGGAAGCGTGCAGCACACCGCCGCGGAGCACGCGGTGACGGAGATCGCGGCCGGTTCCGGGCTCTACGTGCCCCGGCTGTTCGACAACTACACCTCGTTCACGGCCCGTCCGGCGGCCCTGTTCGCCCAGCCGGTGGTGCGGCGGCCCGGGGTGGGCGTGGTGACGGTGCTCGGTGGCGGCTATCCGGCGTCGGGTGCGGCCGGGCCGGACCGGCTGCCGGTCCCGTACCTGCCGGAGGGGCTCCGCTACGACCCGCAGGAGGGGCCGGGTGAGGTGCAGACCCCGTTGCTCGGCGCCCCGGCCGACGATCTGCTGATCGGTGACAAGGTGTGGTTCCGGCATGCGAAGGCCGGTGAACTGTGCGAGCGGTTCGACGAGTTGCAGCTGATCGAGGGCGACCGGGTCACGGCGACCGTGCCGACGTACCGGGGCGAGGGCCGCACCTTCCTCTGA